CGGGGTCGACGAAAAGGGCGGCATCCTCGTTGGCAGCGCTGCCAATGCAGCGGGCCAGCCGCGCAAATGGATCGAAGTCGAGCCGTTCGTCTGGCGCGACCGCGATAGCGGCATGAAGCTCGCGGCCAAGGTGGAGGACGGCAAAGTCACCGAGTGGCGCTTCGATACGATTAGCGCAATCATGAGCTTCCGACGCGTCCCGTGGTACAAGGACACGGCGTGGTTCTTCCCGGTGCTGCTGGGGGCGATCGGTGTGGTGTTCCTCTCGGCGGTTGCGTGGCCGGCGGGCGCCATCGCCCGGCGGCGTTACAAGGCCGCCAGCCGCTACGAAGGTCGCAGGTTGCGTTCTCAACGTATCCTGCACGGAGCGCAGTGGCTGGTTTTGGCCGTCCTGACCGGCTGGGTGACCTGGTTCTACCTGGGCCTGAGCAACCTCTCGATGCTTAGTGGTCCGCTCGATCCGCTTCTCTACGCCCTGCAGATCCTAAGCCCGATCGCCCTGTTCGGCTTGCTCATCGGTAGCGGCTGGAACCTGTGGACGGCCCGCAAGGAAAAGCGCGGGTGGTTCGCGCTGCTCTGGGCTGTGCTGCTTGTCCTTTCCGCGGTGGTCCTGCTGTGGATGGCCTTTGCCTTCCACATGTTCAGCTTCGGAACGAACTACTGAGACATGCGGCGCCGGCTGACGTTGCGTGAGGAACGGTTCGCCTTTCGCGAACCGTTCCACATCTCTGGTCACAAGTTCACTGAAACAAAGGTGCTGGTCGCAGAGATCGCGGCTGGAGACAGTGTCGGGCTCGGAGAGGGGGCGGGGGTATACTATCTCGGTGACGATCTCGCGCACATGCGCGATCAGGCCGAGAGCGCCCGCGTCGAGCTCGAAGCGGGCGCCGATCGGGCGGAGCTACAGTCCCTGCTTCCACCCGGCGGCGCCCGCAATGCGCTCGATTGCGCCCTATGGGATCTCGAGGCTCGGACGGTCGGAGTGCCGGTGTGGCAGTTGGCGGGCCTCGGCAAGTTCGATCCGCTGCCCACGACCATGACAATCAGCGCGGATGCCCCGGTGAAAATGGCGGAAGTTGCGGCCGGCCGCTTCGGCGACTGGCCAATGCTCAAGCTCAAGTTGACAGGCGATGTCGGGCTCGATGCCGATCGGGTACGCTCCGTGCGCCGGGCGCGCCCGGATGCGTGGCTCGGTGTGGATGCCAACCAAGGCTACACCGCCGACAACCTCGGACGACTGGTCGAGATCCTCCTCGAAGCGAAGGTCGAACTGCTGGAGCAACCGCTCGCCCGAGGTGCCGAACAGGACTTGGACGACCTATCCCGGCCCCTGCCTTTCGCGGCCGACGAAAGTGTCTGCACGTTGACCGAAGTCGAGCAGGCGACGGGACGGTTCGACGCAGTGAATATCAAGCTCGACAAGTGTGGAGGTCTCACCGAAGCGCTGGCCATTGCCCGCCGCTGTCGCGAACTCGGCCTTCAGGTGATGGTCGGGAACATGATGGGTAGCAGCCTGTCGATGGCGCCCTCGCTGGTTGTGGGTCAGCTCTGCGATATCGTCGACCTGGATGGTCCGACGTTCCTGGCCTCGGACCGTCCAGGGTCAATCCGCTACTTCGATGGGAAGGTCGATGCCGGAACGGCCGACTGGGGCCTCCTGGCAACACTCCCAAGATGATTTCCTAAACGGATTGACATACTCCAATCAGAAAATACGATCCTGTTTGGGATCAAAGTAGCTGTATCGGGAAGACTGTTCGATGGCGCGTTAGGGAGCGTGTCCGCCGAGCCTCAGGGAGGTCACAAATGAAGAAATCTGTTCTTCGCATCGGTAGCGCCGTGCTGGCGCTAGCAACCGGCCTCGCGGCCACTCACGCTTCTGCTCAGGATGCGCAAAGCGCGACGAACGAAGGCGAGACCATTCTGGTCACCGCGCAGAAGCGGTCGCAGGAACTGATCGAGGTGCCGCAATCGGTCACCGTCGTATCGGGCTCAACGCTTGAGGAGCAGCACGCGGACAGCTTCTCCGACTACCTGAAATTGGTCCCGGGCCTTCAGCTCGACCAGAGCCGCCCTGGGCAGGGCCGCCTGATCCTCCGCGGCGTCAACACCGAGGGCGTCGCCTCGACGATCGGCATCTACATGGACGAAACGCCGTTCGGTTCGAGCAGCGGTCTCGTCAACGGCGCCGTTCTCGCCGCCGACTTCGACACTTTCGATCTCGACCGTATCGAGGTGCTGCGTGGGCCGCAGGGCACCTTCTACGGCGCGAGTTCGCTAAGCGGCGTGCTGAAGTTCGTGACCACCGAGCCTTCGACCAGCGAAACCGTTGTTCGCGCACGGGCGGGCGTTGAACTGACCAAAGGTGGCGCGGCAAGCGGGTACGGTAATCTCGTCGTCAACGTGCCGATCTCCAGTATTGCGGCCTTCCGGGCCTCGGGCAGCTATCGCAGCATTGGAGGGTTCATCGATTCAGTCGGGGCCGGTGGCTCGGACGTTGAAAAGAACATCGACGACAGCAAGTCTTTTGGCGGACGAGCCTCGCTTCTGGTCATGCCGAGCGACGCTATCGACCTGCGCTTCACCGCAGTGCTCCAGAATATCGACGCCGATGCGCCCTCGCTTGCGGAGAGCGACCCTGAGACGCTCGAAATGCTGCATGGCGGCTATACGCAGTCGCAGTTTATTCCCGGGTTCAGCGACCTTCGCTACCGGGTCTACAATGCCACCGGCAACTTCGACCTCGGCTTCGGCACGCTCACCTCGTCAACCAGCTACGGCACACAAAAGCAGAGTCTGCGGACTGACTACAGCTTCGCTCTCTCCCCACTGATCGAGGCGATCACCACGGAGCCCAACGAGTTCTTCCAGGATCAATCGACGGACTCGGAGAAGTTCACCCAGGAGCTGCGTCTTGCGGGTGAATCGACGCTCGTCGACTGGCTGGCGGGCCTCTACTACACCGATGAAGACGGTCTGATCGAACAGGACTTCATCGCTTCAACTCCGGGCACAACGACGCCGATCGCCGGGTTGCCGACGCTGGGCTACGCCCTGGTCGAGTCGAGCTATCGCGAGGCTGCCGCCTTCGCCAACCTCACCTGGCATGTGTCCGACCGTTTCGACATCGACGTTGGCGGGCGGTACAGCGACAACAAGCAGACAGCGCACCAGGTCACCGATGGCCTCCTGGTCGGCGGCTTCCTGGATCTTCCGGTGTTTGAATCGAAGGAGAACGTGTTCACCTACTCGGTCGCGCCGCGTTTCGAGCTCAGCGACAACGCGTCCATCTATGCGCGTGTCGCCAGCGGCTTCCGTCCGGGCGGCCCCAACGTCCTGGCGCCGAACCAGCCCATCGATCAAGCGACATACGATTCAGACTCGCTGACCAACTACGAGTTGGGGCTGAAGGCGCAGACGCCGGATCGCAAGTATGGGATCGAAGTCGCCATCTTCCATATCGACTGGAATGATATCCAGCTTCTGGCGGAAAGGGACGGCTTCAACTTCAACGCGAATGGTGGCGGCGCCAAGATCGATGGCCTCGAGTTGACCGCCTCCGCAGCGCCGGCTGCCAACTTCAACCTCTCGCTCAACACCGCCTACACGAACGCCCGCCTTTCCACCGATACGCTGATCGGTGGTCTCGAAGGCGACCGGCTTCCATTCACGCCGAAATTCTCGGCGTCGCTCAACGGCGACTACACCGTCATGGTGGGCAACGACGTGGAGGCCTACTTCGGCGGCTCGTTGCGTTACCTCTCCGACCAATCGGCGAGCTTTGACGCCGACTATCGTGCGGCGCACGGCGAACAGCGGACGATCGACGCCTATGCCGTGATCGACCTCAACGCCGGGATCACGGTCGATCAGTTCGACATCCAGCTCTACGTCAAGAACCTGACCAGCAGTGCGGGCCGTACGTCTACGACCGGGACCGATGTGTTCGGCGGCTTCCCGCTCTTCCCGGATGGCGCGATCGGCACCGGCGTGATCCGTCCGAGAACTGTTGGCCTGTCAGTAAGGGCAGAGTTTTGACCCCTAACCCGAAGATAAACCAAGCACAGGGAAGCACGGAGCCAGTCGGCCTCGCGCTTCCCGCGCCATACTTGCTGTTCCTGGGCGACGTCACGACGGCCGCCTATGCAAAGACTGCCTTCGGGTTGCGCGACTGGGCAGGTGACAAGTGCATCGGCGAGTTCGCCTTGCCGGGGGCCACCGTAACTGCGGGGCTGCCGGCAATGACGCCCGCCGATGCACTTAAGGCCGGGGCAAAATCGCTCGTGATCGGCATCGCCAATGAAGGGGGCAAGATTCCGCCTTCGTGGATTCCGGCGCTTGTCGAAGCGATTGAAACCGGCCTCGACATCGTGAGCGGCATGCATGTGCGGCTGGCGAGCGTGCCGGCCGTGCGCGAAGCGGCGCAACGTTGCGGCCGCGCCCTGATCGACGTGCGCACGCCACCACCGGGAATTCAGATCGGCTCCGGGCGCAAACGCAGCGGCAAGCGACTGCTGACGGTCGGGACCGACTGCGCGCTAGGCAAGAAATACACTGCACTCGCTATTGCACGGGCTCTTCAGGATCGAGGGGTTCCGGCGGATTTTCGCGCTACGGGGCAGACCGGCATCATGATCGCCGGCAGCGGCATGCCGATGGACGCGGTGGTTTCCGACTTTCTGTCGGGCGCTGCGGAAATGATCAGTCCCGCTGCGCCGGCGGACCACTGGGACATAATCGAGGGACAGGGTTCGCTTTACCACCCGGGCTTTGCCGGAGTTTCGCTGGGCCTCCTCCATGGTAGCCAGCCCGACGTGTTCATCGTTTGTCATGATCCGACCCGTACGGAAATCGTTGGCCTTCCGGGCCTTCCCTTGCCCACGCTCGAGGAGCTCATCGAACTAACCCTGACTTTGGGGTACCGGGTCAATCCGGCGATCCGCTGCGGGGGAATTTCGCTGAACACGTCGGCGCTGACGGAAGCAGAGGCAGCGGACGCGATCGCAGAAACAAGCGCGGCTATCGGGCTGCCCGCCGCCGATCCGCTGCGCGGCGGGCCCGAGTTCGACCGCTTGGTCTATTCCTGCCTCGCCTGACATGACCGGCGAAGCCCGAATCGAGGGTCCGAGCTGGTTTCAGCGCTACCTGCTACCTGGGCTGGCGTTCAAGGCGCTGGTGATCGGCGGCGGGTACGCCACCGGGCGCGAAGTCGCCGAGTTCTTTCTTCCGAGCGGCCCCTGGGGCGGCCTCGCCGCGATCGGCCTTGCGACCCTGCTGTTCAGTGCCGGCTGCGCGCTCACGTTCCTGTTCGCGCTGGCGACGCGCAGCCTCGAGTACCAGAGCTTCTTCAAGGCGCTGCTGGGGCGCGGGTGGGTCGCGTGGGAGATCACCTACGTCCTGTTCGTGATCCTGATCCTCGCCGTGTACGGTGCGGCGGCAGGCGAGATCGGTGTGGCGCTGTTCGCCTTGCCGAACCTGGTGGGCACGTTCCTGCTGATGGCCGGCATCGTTCTGGCCGTGATGTACGGCAACAAATCCGTCGAGCGCCTGTTCGAGTGGGTCTCCTACCTCCTTTATGGCGTCTATGCCCTGTTCTTCATCCTGGCCTTTTCCTCGTTCGGCGGCCGCATCGTCGATGCCTTCAGCGCGCCTTTCCACTCAGGCGGGTGGGCGCTCAGCGGTGCGACCTATTTCAGCTACAACATCATCGGCGCGATCGTGGTGCTGCCGGTGGTGCGGCACCTTACCAGCCGGCGCGATGCGATCATCGCGGGCGCGATCTGCGGGCCGCTGGCGATGCTGCCAGCGCTGCTGTTCTTCACGGCTGCGGTCGCCTTCTATCCAGAGATAATGGATGCGACGCTGCCGTCAGACTTCCTGTTGCAGCGGCTCGGCTCGCCGCTATTCCACTACCTGTTCCAGCTGATGGTCTTTTCGGCGCTGCTGGAAAGCGGGGCGAGCGCCGTCCACGCTTTCAACGAGCGTGTCGATCAAACCTGGAAGCGCCGCCATGGCGCACCGCTTGGGCCAGCACGGCGCACGGTCCTCACGCTCGTCCTGCTGGTGCTGTGCATGTTCCTCGCCAGCGCTGTCGGCCTGGTGGACCTGATAGGCAGCGGTTATCGCGGCTTGGCTTTCATCCTGCTCGCGATCTACGTCGTGCCCCTCGCTACGATCGGGCTAGTTCGCATCCTCAAGAAACCCAGCCTCGGAGACGACGATGATCTGCAAGCGTCCTGACGTGCTGCGTCTGGCGATACCGCTCTTGCTGGCGCTGGTTCCCGGCTTTGCGCTGGCTGATCCGCCCAAGGGCTTTGCCGAGCATGTCGAACAGCTGCGGCAGGACTCGGGCGCGCCCGGCATCGCGATCGCCATCGTCGAGCACGGCCAGACCACACTGTCGCAGGGGTGGGGCGTACGCCAGCAAGCCGAGTCCGCGAGGGTCGACGAGCGCACGATCTTTCCGACGGGCTCGACCGGCAAGGCCTTCACCGTTGCCGCAATCGCCACACTGGTCGATCAGGGCAAGCTCGGCTGGGACGACAAGGTGATCGACCATATCCCGTGGTTCCAGATGTACGACCCCTGGGTCACGCGTGAGATCACGATCCGCGACCTGATGGTCCATCGCAGCGGCCTCGGGCTCGGCGCGGGCGACCTCATGTTCGTGCCGCGCACTTATCTGAGCCGCAAGGAAACGGTCGAGCGCCTGCGCTACATCAAGCCCGCAACGAGCTTCCGTTCGGCCTATGCCTACGACAACGTGCTTTACGTGGTGCTTGGCCAACTGATCGAGGAAGTCACGGGTAAGACCTGGGAAGAGTACATGGCGTCCGAGGTACTTGCGCGGGGCGGCATGACCGACTCCACCGCGACCTACGACGCGCGCTACGCCACCGCCAACCGCGCGCTGCCGCACGGACGAGTCGGCGACGTCATCCGCGGGCTTGGCCCCAATAGCGTGCTCGACGAGCGCAACGAACTTGGCCGCAATGCGATGCCGGCGGGCGGGCTGGCGATGAGCGCCAACGACCTTGCGCAATGGCTCAAGATTCAGCTCGGGCACGGCGCGTTGCCGAGCGGCGGGCGTCTGTTCAGTGAGGATGCGGCTCGCGAGATGTGGACGCCGGTGACGATCCAGCCGATCGACGCCTGGCCAGACGATCTCGCCCCGGCGACCCCCCAGTCCAGCGCCTACGCGCTCGGCTGGGACGTCGAGACCTATCGCGGTGCGCGGATGATCTGGCACAGCGGCGGCGTATTCGGCGCGATCGCGGTGGTCGTGCTCCTGCCCGATCAGGATGTCGGCTTCGCGATAGTCATCAACTCGGAGGAAGCGGCGCTGCGCCGTGGGCTGATGTACGAACTGATCGACCACTACCTCGGGCTGCCGGACAATGATTGGTACGCCAAGTGGGACAAGTTCGTCGATGCTCGGCTCGAAGGCGGAAAGGCGGCCCTGGCGCAGATGCAGGACAAGCCGGCGCAAGTCGGCCCGAGCCTTCCACTCGGGTCCTACGCCGGAACCTACCGCGATCCCTGGTACGGCGACGTCGTGGTCAGCGAGCGCGACGGTGGGCTCTGGATCAACTTCGCCAGCACGCCGCGGATGGAGGGTCGACTGGTTCACTATCAGTACGACACCTTCAAGACCGAGCTGACCGACAAGGCGGTCGAGAATGCGCTGGTGACGTTCCAGCTAGACGCCCACGGCAAAGTCGAGCGGGCCAAGATGGTCGCCGCCTCGCCGCTTGCCGATTTCAGTTACGACTACCAAGACCTCGACCTCACGCCCGTGAAAGACAAACCATGAGTGCCTACAAGTTTCTCGCCGTCGCTTCCCTGTTGGCGCTGGCGGCCTGCTCCCGCTCGGAAGAGGCCCCTGCCGATGATCCGGCGGCAGTGCACAAAGGCCTGCTGGTGCTCGATACTCACCTGGACACGCCGCTCAACTTCGACCGGCCGGGCTGGAGCTTTGCTGACCGGCACACGCTGGCGAATGACCTGGTCCAGCTGGACTTGCCACGTATGGCGGATGGCAACCTCGATGGCGGCTTCTTCTCGATCTACACGGCGCAGGGTCCATTGACGCCCAAAGGCTACGCCGACGCGCTCACCTTCGCGCGCAAGCGCTCGGATTCGATCGATCGCGTGATCTCAGAGAATTCTGGCGTGATCTCTCCGGCAACGACGGCCGACGATGGCGAGCGGCTGGCAGCGGATGGCAAGCTCATCGCCTTCAAGAGCATGGAAAACAGCTATCCTCTCGGCGAAGACCTGTCGCTCCTCAAGGAGTTCTACGACCGTGGTGTCCGACTGGCTGGCCCGGTGCATTCCCTGAACAACCAGTTCGCTGATTCCTCGGGAGACAAACCCCGTTGGAACGGCCTTAGCCCGCTCGGCAGGGAGTGGGTGGCAGAGATGAACCGGCTAGGCATCGTGATCGACGGCAGCCATTCCTCGGACGCGGCGTTCGACCAGATGCTGGAACTGTCGAAGACCCCGCTGATCCTGTCCCACACCTCGCCGCGCTGGGCGTTCGATCATCCCCGCAATCTCGATGATGAACGCATCAAGAAGCTCGCGGCGAAGGGCGGGGCGATCTGCATGTCGACCATCTACCTGTCACCGATGAACCTTACGCCGGCGCGCGCCAAGCTGTTCGACCAGTACGAGCACATCGCCGACCTCGACCCCAAGGCCCAGGCCGAACTCGTGCGGCAGTGGCGCGAGCTCGACAAGACCGAGGGTATGTGGTCGACGACCTTCGAGCAGTACATGACCGCCTTGCTGCACGTGATCGAAGTCGCCGGTGTCGATCATGTCTGCTTCGGTGCGGATTGGGATGGCGGCGGCGGCATCAAGGGCATGGAGGACATCACAGCCCTTCCAGTCGTGACCCATCGGCTGCTGAAGGCGGGCTACACGCGCGAGGACATCGACAAGATGACCGGCGGCAATGTCCTCCGGATTTTGCGCGCCGCGCAGGTGGCGGCCGAGAGATAGGATCGGACAGTTGACTTGGCAGAGCTGCTAGATCGTTACGAGAAGCGTATCCTGGCTCTGCTCCAGGAGGACGCTTCGCTGTCGACGGCCGCGATTGCCGAGAAGGTTGGGCTTTCCTCCTCGCCGTGCTGGCGCAGGATCGACAGGCTCGAGCGTGAAGGCTTCATCCGCCGTAAGGTCGCCTTGGTCGATCGGAAGAAGATAGGGCTCAATGCTCAGATCTTCGCGCAGATCAAACTCAACGCCCACGGCCGCGCCAACCTCGACGAGTTCACGGCCGCGATCCGGGCCTTTCCGGAAGTCCTTGAATGCTACGTGCTGATGGGGCCGGTCGACTTCCTGATCCGCGTCGTCGCTACCGACATTGAGGCCTATGAGAAGTTCTTCTTCGACCGGCTCTCGCAACTACCCGGAGTGCAGGAGGTCAACTCGACCGTTGCGCTCTCGGAGATCAAGGCGACGACCGAACTGCCCATTCCCTGATAGCTCGCATGGGTCTGGCGAATGATTTGACCCGAGATTGCTGTAATCGCGGCAGGATTTTGCGAAAATTGCAGTCTTGCGCGGCTAGATAGGTCAGCACTGCCGCTGAGAATTACGCAAAAGCTCTTCAGATCAGGGAGCGCTTGCGAATGTTTAAGTTTGTGTCCGCCGCACCGCCGGAGAGTGTGCACGTGCTGCGCGATCCGTCGAGCGGTCTCGATGGCGTGATTGTGCTTCATTCGACCCGAAGAGGCCCCGCCGCAGGCGGTTGCCGCCTATGGTCCTACTCCAGCAGCACCGAAGCCGCCAAGGATGCGGCGCGCCTTGCCGAGGGAATGGCCTATAAGAATGCGCTGGCAGACCTGCCACTCGGTGGCGGCAAGGCCGTGCTCCGCCTTCCACCCGGACCTTTCGATCGCCGTTCTCTGTTCCAGGCGTTCGGGCGGGAAGTCGCCAAGCTTCAGGGCAGCTACGTTACGGCCGAGGATGTCGGCACCACCGTGTCGGACATGCAGATAGCCAGCGGGACCTGTCGCCATGTTGCTGGCTTGACCGCAGTTCAAGGACGGCCGGGCGGCGATCCGTCGCCCTGGACGGCCCTTGGCGTGTTCATTTCGATGCAGGAGGCAGTCCGTCGCAAATTCGGAGCTGACCTCAAGGGCATGACGGTGGCTGTGCAGGGGCTTGGTAGCGTCGGTTCTCATCTATGCGGCTTGCTGCACGGAGCCGGCGTTAAGTTGGTCGTTGCCGAGCCGCGTTCGGACGTCGTTGCAAGAGTTGCCTGTCGATACGAAGCGACCATTGTGGGGCTGGACGCGATCCTGGACACCAAGTGCGAGATTTTCGCGCCCTGCGCCCTCGGCGCTGTAATCGACGAGCATGCCGTCAAGCGCTTGCGCGCCAGGATTGTGTGCGGAGGGGCCAACAATGTGCTTGCGACCGACGAAGACGGCTATCGGCTGGCAGATCGAGGCGTGCTCTATGCGCCCGACTACGTGGTGAATGCGGGCGGCATCATTAACGTCGCGGCCGAGTATTTGGGGTGGAACACCGAAGAAGCAGAAATGCGAGTGAGGCAGACCGGCCAGCGCCTCACCGACGTGCTGGACTTTGCCGACCGGAAGGGCCTGGCATCCCACCATGCGGCAAACGACTTGGCGCGCCAGAGGATCACAGCATCGCAGCCTGGTTGGAAGATGGAGGTCGTGTGATCGAGCTCGTCAATTTTCGCGTGACGGCGCATTCGAGTTCTGGCCTGCTTTGCAAGATTCTGGGCCTGTTCGCTCAGTTGGGTCTTCCGGCTCCGATCTTGCAGGTTAGCCTTGTCGGCGTGTCCATGCGCATCGAACTAAGTCTTGCCAATTTTGGTGATGCGCGCGCTCAGATCGTTGCTCGGAAGATTTCAGGCTTCGTCGGAGTGGAATCGGTGACGGTTATCTGATCCGCGCGAGCCGTCAGACGATATGCATGCTTAAGTGTCCGCAATGAGTGAAAAGCGGTACCGACTCTTTCATGGATTTTTCATGGGCGGCCGCGCGATGCGGCTTAAGCCTTTGAAGTCATGGTGGGCGCGGCAGGGATTGAACCTGCGACCCCACCCGTGTGAAGGGTGTGCTCTACCACTGAGCTACGCGCCCGCTCGACGGGATATGACCCGGCGGCAGGCGCGCGCCTTTGCCACGCGCGCCCGCCGCTGGCAAGACGTCAGTCGAGCAAATGCCGGGCGAGCCAGTTGTAGGCGGATTGCGTCCCGGCATCGAGCGTTACCCGCCTGAGCGGCGCCGCGGGAGCCGGGCATTCGAGGCACCGGGCCTGAGCGCCACGAACCTCAAGCAAGCCTTGCAGGTCGGAGATGATCCGCGCCCCTAGCTGGCGATCGTTGCGAGCGAAGAAGGCGAACATGTCGTTGCTCTGGGCTTCGCGGCCTTCGACTTGCAGGATCCGCTCCAGCACCGAAGCGAAGGGATCGACATCCCGGCCAAGATAGTCGGCGTGCCAGTTGCCCTTCTTGAGCTGAGCTTGCTTTGCCGCCCATTCGATCGCGGCATCAAGATCGCCGAACTGGTCGACCAGGCCAAGCTGTCGGGCTGAACCGCCGTCCCACACGCGGCCCTGACCAAGTTCGTCGGCCCGTTCGCGGGTGATGCCGCGGGACTCTGCCACCAGCGAGATGAAGCGCTCGTAACCCGATTCGACGGTCGCCTGGAGCACGGCCTCGGCCTCGGGCGTCAGGCCGGCGAACAAGTCCGGCTGGCCGGACAGCGGGGTGGTCTTTACGCCGTCGGTCGTCACGCCGAATTGGGCGAGCGCGTCCTCGAACGTTGGCAGCACGCCGAAGATGCCGATCGAGCCGGTGATTGTCTCGGGCTCGGCAAAGATACGGTCCGCCGGAGTGGAGACCCAGTAGCCACCGCTTGCGGCGACATTGCCCATCGACACCACGACCGGGATGTTCCGCGCCTTGTGGCGCAGGATCGCGCGCCGGATGGCTTCGGAGCCGGTGACCGTGCCGCCGGGCGAATCGACGCGCACGACCAGCGCCTTGAGATCGTCGTCGAGCGCTTCGTCGAGCAGTTCGACGATCCGCTGGGCGCCGGCCTCTCCCGGACCGGCCATCCCGTCGCTGATCTCTCCGGCGATGGTGATGACTCCGATCTTGGCGCCGGGCGTCTCACGGTCGATCGAGGCGTGCCACGCTTCGAAATCGGTGTTGGCAAAGGCGCCGGGCGTATCGTCCCAATCGTCTTCACCCACGATTTGCGCCACGCGCTCGCCCCACTCGGTACGAGTACCCGTGCGATCCACCAGGCCCGCCGCTACGGCCGCCGCGGCGAGATCGCCCTTGCTCGCCGTGAGCCAGGCGGGAATGTCGGTGGTGGCCATGGAGATGTTGGCCTGCGGCCGGGCCTGGCGGACGTTGGCCTGCCATTCCTGCCACAGCGAGCCGTAGAGCTGTTCGTAGTTCTCACGGGCCTCGGGCGACATGCCGCCGAGCAGATAGGGTTCGACCGCGCTCTTGTAGGTGCCGACCCGGAACACATGGGCGTTCACCTTCAGCCGTTCGAGCAGGCCGGCATAGTAAAGCCGCTCGCCACCCGGCCCGGTGATCGCCGCGCCGCCCATCGGATCGACCCAGACCTCGCTGGCATGGGCCGCGAGCATCATCGAATCGTCGCTATAGGCCACGGCGTAAGCGAGCACCGGCTTCTTGGTGGTCCGGAAGCGGTCGAGCGCTTCGCCGATTTCCTGCATGTGGACATGGCCACCGCCGAGGAAAGTCGAGAGATCGAGCGCGATGGCCTTGATCCGCTTGTCCTTGGCGGCCTCATCGATCGCACGCACGACATCGCGCGCGGCGAATTCCTGTGTCGGCACTGCGGAGGAGAGCAACCAGGTCAGCGGATCGACCGGCGACACTTCCTCGACCACCGCACCGTCGAGGTCGAGCAGCAGCGCCCCTTCGCGCACCACGCCGGGGCTCGGGCGCGAATTGAGGATCGCGAAGACCCCCGCGAAGAACAGCAGCAGGAACAGCAGGGCGAGCGCGTCCTTGATGCCGACGAGCAACCGCCAGACTTTGCCTGCAAAACTCATCCTATGCCCCTGTTTCCGCAAATCTTCCAACACATGACAATCTAGAGGGCCGGGGTCATCGGTGCCAGTCGAAACGGCATTGTCCCCAGGAGGCAGCTTGCCAGCCCCCGGGGCAGGCCCTATGGGCTCGGCTTTAATGACATCGGCGAACACCCCTCCTGTCGCAGGCCGCTATCCGGCCGGTGCGCTAGCCTTTCCGCATCGCAGCTTGCTGGGCATTGGCCAGCTCGAAACCCACCAGATACATTATCTGCTCGACGAGGCGGAACAGTGGGTCGAGCTCAACCGGCAGCCGAAGAAGCATACCGACAGGCTGGCCGGGCTCACCATCATCAACG
Above is a genomic segment from Altererythrobacter sp. Root672 containing:
- a CDS encoding Lrp/AsnC family transcriptional regulator is translated as MAELLDRYEKRILALLQEDASLSTAAIAEKVGLSSSPCWRRIDRLEREGFIRRKVALVDRKKIGLNAQIFAQIKLNAHGRANLDEFTAAIRAFPEVLECYVLMGPVDFLIRVVATDIEAYEKFFFDRLSQLPGVQEVNSTVALSEIKATTELPIP
- a CDS encoding Glu/Leu/Phe/Val family dehydrogenase, which produces MFKFVSAAPPESVHVLRDPSSGLDGVIVLHSTRRGPAAGGCRLWSYSSSTEAAKDAARLAEGMAYKNALADLPLGGGKAVLRLPPGPFDRRSLFQAFGREVAKLQGSYVTAEDVGTTVSDMQIASGTCRHVAGLTAVQGRPGGDPSPWTALGVFISMQEAVRRKFGADLKGMTVAVQGLGSVGSHLCGLLHGAGVKLVVAEPRSDVVARVACRYEATIVGLDAILDTKCEIFAPCALGAVIDEHAVKRLRARIVCGGANNVLATDEDGYRLADRGVLYAPDYVVNAGGIINVAAEYLGWNTEEAEMRVRQTGQRLTDVLDFADRKGLASHHAANDLARQRITASQPGWKMEVV
- the sppA gene encoding signal peptide peptidase SppA, whose translation is MSFAGKVWRLLVGIKDALALLFLLLFFAGVFAILNSRPSPGVVREGALLLDLDGAVVEEVSPVDPLTWLLSSAVPTQEFAARDVVRAIDEAAKDKRIKAIALDLSTFLGGGHVHMQEIGEALDRFRTTKKPVLAYAVAYSDDSMMLAAHASEVWVDPMGGAAITGPGGERLYYAGLLERLKVNAHVFRVGTYKSAVEPYLLGGMSPEARENYEQLYGSLWQEWQANVRQARPQANISMATTDIPAWLTASKGDLAAAAVAAGLVDRTGTRTEWGERVAQIVGEDDWDDTPGAFANTDFEAWHASIDRETPGAKIGVITIAGEISDGMAGPGEAGAQRIVELLDEALDDDLKALVVRVDSPGGTVTGSEAIRRAILRHKARNIPVVVSMGNVAASGGYWVSTPADRIFAEPETITGSIGIFGVLPTFEDALAQFGVTTDGVKTTPLSGQPDLFAGLTPEAEAVLQATVESGYERFISLVAESRGITRERADELGQGRVWDGGSARQLGLVDQFGDLDAAIEWAAKQAQLKKGNWHADYLGRDVDPFASVLERILQVEGREAQSNDMFAFFARNDRQLGARIISDLQGLLEVRGAQARCLECPAPAAPLRRVTLDAGTQSAYNWLARHLLD